In a genomic window of Brettanomyces nanus chromosome 1, complete sequence:
- a CDS encoding uncharacterized protein (EggNog:ENOG41) encodes MSNSVSENDVLSMFFDDDFLPHDYLDALFSSSLTLSKPTLRNKSIEFANARSLHVLQSRCSSLLTHFDYYTNELTRQFETKMSDLKNSSSIISYRSETRSAKDEISGQTHDNDDSLVGITRLEYYVSNLSSALNSTVRDLAETNGKVLKFAEDNRFKKAEASVQDLQRMMKVKSRINQVIEVFDTIRSLVASSISEEAGDSSLLELAPTTVANESSVNSKADENAADLHFDADSFGSAISLLKELILGQISSERKKVQSDPEENKSPKKDFVSIIDGMIDLEPFFKSMNRFYSQYVQFVQFLRTEKERYLSIYD; translated from the coding sequence ATGTCCAATTCCGTAAGCGAGAATGATGTTCTTTCAATGTTCTTTGATGACGATTTCCTGCCACATGATTACTTAGATGCgcttttctcctcttcccTCACTCTATCCAAGCCTACTCTAAGAAACAAGTCTATCGAGTTTGCTAATGCCAGATCGTTACATGTGCTTCAAAGTAGATGCTCCTCATTACTCACACACTTTGACTATTACACGAATGAGCTTACGCGACAATTTGAGACCAAGATGAGcgatttgaagaactctTCATCTATTATATCGTATAGATCTGAAACTCGTTCAGCCAAAGATGAAATCTCAGGACAGACCCATGACAATGACGATTCTTTAGTTGGAATTACCCGTCTTGAATATTATGTTAGTAACCTTTCTAGTGCATTGAACTCTACAGTGAGAGATTTGGCCGAGACTAATGGTAAGGTGCTGAAATTCGCTGAAGATAATCGATTCAAGAAAGCTGAGGCTTCAGTGCAAGATCTTCAGCGAAtgatgaaggtgaaaagCCGAATCAACCAAGTTATAGAAGTTTTCGATACAATACGGTCGCTAGTGGCATCTAGTATTTCAGAGGAAGCTGGTGACTCCTCGTTATTGGAACTTGCACCTACTACAGTAGCCAATGAGAGTTCGGTTAACTCTAAAGCCGATGAAAACGCTGCTGATCTGCATTTTGATGCTGATTCGTTTGGGTCGGCCATCTCTCTCCTCAAAGAATTGATCCTCGGACAGATATCCTctgagagaaagaaagttcaATCTGATCCAGAGGAGAATAAGAGTCCGAAGAAGGACTTTGTTTCTATAATAGATGGAATGATCGATCTAGAGCCGTTTTTCAAAAGTATGAACAGATTTTATTCACAGTACGTGCAATTTGTCCAGTTCTTGAGGAcggaaaaggaaagataCCTAAGTATATACGACTAA